In Deinococcus sp. QL22, the following are encoded in one genomic region:
- a CDS encoding endo alpha-1,4 polygalactosaminidase yields MYYGPASPQAVSTLGGFDVVVLHPTLYAAADLQALREGGTRVLAYLSVGEDHTFGDLECVTGSAPYHCAVNAEWGSVVVDAAHPGWRAVLLARAEQVLEHTDGLLLDTLDSADPAATLDLVGVLRAAAPGAMLMANRGFGLLPGLVPLVQSVLFEAFSTTHSPRLAAHNKQGLAYTAHWLGVVKAAGLPVVALDYAAKPKLIALARARAAHYAVPTFVTNRALTLPGGL; encoded by the coding sequence GTGTATTACGGCCCTGCCTCTCCGCAGGCCGTGAGTACATTGGGGGGCTTTGACGTGGTGGTACTGCATCCCACGCTGTACGCCGCTGCCGACCTGCAGGCGTTGCGGGAAGGGGGAACCCGCGTGCTGGCCTACCTGAGCGTGGGGGAAGACCACACGTTTGGTGACTTAGAATGTGTAACCGGCAGCGCCCCGTATCACTGCGCCGTGAATGCAGAGTGGGGAAGTGTGGTGGTCGACGCGGCCCATCCTGGTTGGCGTGCAGTGTTGCTGGCGCGGGCCGAACAGGTGCTTGAACACACCGACGGCCTGTTGCTAGACACGCTGGACAGCGCCGACCCCGCCGCAACGCTGGACTTGGTGGGGGTGCTGCGTGCTGCGGCTCCCGGTGCCATGCTGATGGCAAACCGGGGCTTTGGCCTGTTGCCGGGGCTGGTTCCACTTGTTCAGTCCGTGCTGTTCGAGGCCTTTTCTACCACGCACTCGCCCCGGCTTGCCGCCCATAACAAGCAAGGGCTGGCGTATACGGCGCACTGGCTCGGCGTCGTTAAAGCTGCCGGCCTACCCGTTGTTGCTCTGGACTACGCCGCCAAGCCCAAGCTGATCGCCCTGGCCCGCGCCCGCGCCGCACACTACGCTGTGCCTACCTTCGTCACCAACCGTGCCCTGACCCTTCCCGGAGGTTTATGA
- a CDS encoding MJ1477/TM1410 family putative glycoside hydrolase, producing MIPFAPALWPVLLWPLLLGSYSGPSQAAAAVPPTRHQQLLAVKTWGIQLTGYGTKRLDAVAGSQFDLVVVDATDDNALLWTKAEISRAAQGKLLIAYLSMGAAESYRPYWKPGWRVGNPAWLLSEDPNWPGNYDVAYWNTDWQRTALAQLDRAIDAGFHGTYMDLIDAYQRNPGRASARADMVAWVCRIAAHARARDPEFLIIPQNAADLLTDPRYAACVDATGQEETFVYATDRPTEPQRERTQLADFRRWKKAGKPVLTLDYANKPALISSIYTKARQAGLVPYVTTVALNTLPPSR from the coding sequence ATGATTCCCTTTGCACCGGCCCTCTGGCCCGTGTTGCTGTGGCCTTTGCTGTTGGGTTCCTATTCGGGGCCGAGTCAAGCGGCGGCTGCTGTGCCACCAACCCGCCACCAGCAACTCCTTGCTGTCAAAACTTGGGGTATCCAACTCACCGGCTATGGGACTAAGCGCCTCGATGCTGTGGCCGGCAGTCAATTCGATCTGGTCGTCGTGGACGCGACCGACGATAACGCCTTGCTGTGGACGAAAGCCGAAATTTCACGGGCTGCGCAGGGAAAATTGCTGATCGCTTACCTGAGTATGGGAGCCGCCGAAAGTTACCGTCCGTATTGGAAACCCGGCTGGCGGGTGGGCAACCCGGCGTGGCTGCTCTCCGAAGATCCCAATTGGCCCGGCAACTATGATGTGGCTTACTGGAATACCGACTGGCAACGCACGGCCCTCGCACAGCTTGACCGGGCCATAGACGCCGGATTTCACGGCACTTACATGGACTTGATCGATGCCTACCAGCGCAATCCGGGGCGTGCGAGTGCCCGTGCCGACATGGTGGCCTGGGTGTGCCGCATCGCCGCCCATGCCCGCGCCCGCGATCCCGAATTTCTGATCATTCCCCAGAATGCCGCCGACCTGCTGACCGATCCGCGCTACGCCGCCTGCGTGGACGCCACCGGGCAGGAAGAAACCTTCGTCTACGCCACCGACCGTCCCACCGAACCACAACGCGAGCGGACGCAACTGGCCGATTTCCGGCGGTGGAAGAAGGCTGGAAAACCGGTACTGACGCTGGATTACGCCAACAAGCCTGCGCTGATTTCCAGTATTTACACCAAGGCGCGGCAGGCAGGTTTGGTACCGTATGTGACGACTGTGGCGCTCAATACGCTGCCGCCCTCCCGCTGA
- a CDS encoding GDP-mannose 4,6-dehydratase: protein MTTPMMPNLSAPTSSHSASSRPVVAVTGADGFIGSHLTEQLVQAGYHVKAMAIYNSQGSYGWLDTVGPETMQHVEVQLGDVRDSGSVRALMQGAQIVYHLAALIASDGVGKYQGVILTDSALTFQSSPGFYSSALDTSEWATLFEYEKAYRVRQLALYGAPTTVPEDYGLRVVSGTEFATGNLNVTAAGKNAFKDLTGNSLPLRNAYTYTAQLEAVTGVVTQPLLTDDAGRIVAATSTFNGRERLILTSAQSPYLLHTQILSYGLVQWLTKGVHLGEHRRFLQVDIDDWFLNGSVFDPATGGLRSEIFRLSASDALSVRDQQRAIDSAYNVVSNFKYAMMFNGRGAVPSSPTTCSPELYGDQIKDGLTSVSRCMASDFDWVNHTRDHLRMDVMDLPTATTAIVDNFAIGTQLGLQMSRKSLVTGEHSGLGYMDPTDDGTNNTAGFLQPKQDLGLGRSNPNLITAAVNSGVRYLASNHSIASQWDARCPSCGVPHPMNPSLLLVPRYPNSLAYHVTTPEEATASYNSLYAPGGAAAYWDHALDYAELLEVDSTRGVGHVFDGTAWPTYMHQTNLREYAPGKSLATDWVKAVVEKYARYSTLPLNTLRWDALGAFVERNTREQKALAANAYTAIWNRTFSTVRITPVGASVPFTLTGLWGGKVYGAYEAYPLTIYSAVDVIVRTR from the coding sequence ATGACTACCCCCATGATGCCCAACCTGTCCGCCCCCACGTCTTCCCACTCTGCCTCTTCTCGCCCCGTGGTCGCCGTCACCGGCGCAGACGGCTTTATCGGCTCTCACCTCACCGAACAGTTGGTGCAGGCGGGCTACCACGTCAAGGCTATGGCTATTTACAACTCTCAGGGGTCGTATGGCTGGCTCGATACTGTCGGCCCCGAAACCATGCAGCACGTCGAAGTACAGCTCGGAGACGTGCGCGATTCCGGCAGTGTGCGGGCGCTGATGCAGGGGGCCCAGATCGTGTACCACCTCGCGGCCCTGATCGCCAGCGACGGCGTGGGTAAGTATCAGGGCGTCATCCTGACGGACTCTGCGCTGACCTTTCAGAGCAGCCCCGGATTTTACTCCAGTGCGCTGGATACCAGCGAATGGGCTACGTTGTTCGAGTACGAAAAGGCCTACCGGGTGCGGCAACTCGCCCTTTACGGCGCGCCGACCACCGTGCCCGAGGATTACGGCCTGCGCGTAGTGTCCGGCACCGAGTTTGCCACCGGAAACCTGAATGTGACTGCGGCGGGGAAGAACGCCTTCAAAGACCTGACCGGAAATTCTCTTCCTCTGCGTAACGCCTATACCTACACCGCCCAACTGGAAGCTGTAACCGGCGTGGTCACTCAACCCCTATTGACGGATGACGCAGGCCGAATCGTAGCGGCCACCAGCACCTTTAATGGCCGCGAGCGCCTGATCCTGACCAGTGCCCAAAGCCCGTACCTACTGCATACCCAAATTCTGAGCTACGGCCTAGTGCAGTGGCTCACGAAGGGCGTGCATCTGGGCGAGCACCGCCGCTTCCTGCAGGTCGATATCGACGACTGGTTCCTGAACGGCAGCGTTTTCGACCCCGCTACGGGTGGCCTGCGTTCTGAAATCTTCCGGCTCTCGGCCAGCGACGCCCTGAGCGTCAGAGATCAGCAGCGTGCGATAGACAGCGCCTACAACGTGGTCAGCAACTTCAAGTACGCGATGATGTTCAATGGGCGGGGCGCAGTTCCCTCCAGCCCGACGACCTGTAGCCCCGAACTGTACGGCGATCAGATTAAGGATGGCCTGACCAGTGTGTCGCGCTGTATGGCCTCCGACTTTGATTGGGTAAACCATACCCGCGATCACCTGCGAATGGACGTGATGGATTTGCCCACCGCCACCACTGCCATCGTCGACAATTTCGCCATCGGTACCCAGTTGGGCCTGCAGATGAGCCGCAAGAGCCTCGTGACCGGCGAGCATAGCGGTTTGGGCTATATGGATCCTACCGATGATGGCACCAACAACACCGCCGGATTCTTGCAGCCGAAGCAGGATTTAGGACTTGGGCGCAGCAATCCGAATTTGATCACGGCGGCGGTCAACAGTGGCGTGCGTTATCTGGCCTCTAACCACAGCATTGCCAGCCAGTGGGACGCGAGGTGCCCCAGTTGCGGCGTCCCTCACCCGATGAACCCTAGCCTGCTGCTGGTTCCGCGCTACCCCAACAGCCTCGCCTACCATGTCACCACTCCAGAAGAAGCCACGGCCTCCTATAACAGCCTGTATGCACCGGGCGGCGCAGCAGCGTACTGGGATCACGCCCTAGACTACGCCGAACTGCTGGAAGTAGACAGCACCCGGGGCGTGGGTCATGTATTTGATGGGACGGCCTGGCCCACCTACATGCATCAGACCAACCTGCGGGAGTATGCCCCCGGCAAGAGTTTGGCAACCGATTGGGTGAAAGCTGTTGTAGAAAAATACGCCCGCTATTCCACGCTTCCCCTGAACACTCTGCGGTGGGATGCCCTGGGCGCCTTTGTGGAGCGCAACACCCGCGAACAGAAAGCCTTGGCAGCCAACGCTTACACCGCCATCTGGAACCGTACCTTCAGCACCGTGAGGATTACTCCTGTCGGCGCGTCAGTTCCATTTACCCTGACTGGCCTGTGGGGCGGCAAAGTCTACGGCGCGTATGAGGCTTACCCTCTGACCATCTACTCCGCAGTTGACGTTATCGTCAGAACCCGCTGA